A stretch of [Clostridium] innocuum DNA encodes these proteins:
- a CDS encoding leucine-rich repeat domain-containing protein, producing the protein MKSRSNVRVARKNLLTYSIAIGVCVLLMGFNSQAVQGKQIVYNHQGQTKQLLPGEQFNTDGITYYVRNESSEVMVYSGRSLKGEVDIPERVYDFSNTEYTVTSIKPDAFRNNSEILRVSIPDSVTTIGDAAFMGCNRLTSIDLGNGLREIGSESFADTALTEIIIPGSVTLIKDKAFSSCADLKKIELTDHIKAIGNNAFLDCSNLNDVILKVLQQFDYESAGKINGILIPNHKSITSITVDDDAIFTNLSDSKVEIIGRNQNVYTVDEGKTLSYAEPMRFHIAEMKEHLYTFNLSGMLPKIPAGQTFGNIEYTIKTGGTAGNVLSGEAKVEGENLLCPVKAVSSGGSQDITISFQSDHYTIIDAVLTLEVIPVKPLTIEGISMYGGVYNGKPYSYTGNPVVKNSSHNVMNDVQLTFLYESEDGVYSSEKAPKDAGSYILTISASDKSLQYTGTTRLKFVIAKKTVTVKADNQIMTVNNKLPEFTVNYEGFINNDNENNAALDSIAVAECRTNGNTLGNFDITFSREAVLNDTAGKNYEIKEYKNGLLTVKSAVIKQDTTKIEKPESVGEYPKTGDNNNLAIWMGFLFASVGLIGYIHLKRTHSRKK; encoded by the coding sequence ATGAAATCTAGAAGTAATGTGAGAGTGGCAAGGAAGAATTTGTTGACATATAGTATTGCAATAGGTGTTTGTGTGCTTCTGATGGGTTTCAACAGCCAGGCGGTACAGGGAAAACAAATAGTGTATAATCACCAGGGACAGACTAAACAACTATTGCCAGGTGAACAATTCAATACTGATGGTATAACATATTATGTTAGAAATGAATCGAGTGAGGTCATGGTTTATAGTGGGAGATCCTTAAAAGGGGAAGTGGACATTCCGGAAAGGGTTTATGACTTTTCAAATACAGAATACACGGTAACTTCTATAAAACCAGATGCGTTCAGAAATAATTCTGAAATTTTGCGAGTATCAATACCGGACAGTGTCACAACCATAGGCGATGCGGCCTTTATGGGATGCAACAGGTTGACAAGTATAGATTTGGGAAACGGTCTTCGGGAAATAGGGTCAGAGAGCTTCGCAGATACTGCACTAACTGAAATCATTATCCCAGGGAGTGTTACTTTGATAAAGGATAAGGCATTTAGCTCCTGTGCAGATCTGAAAAAGATAGAGCTGACAGATCATATTAAGGCGATAGGCAATAATGCATTCTTAGATTGCAGCAACTTAAATGATGTCATATTAAAAGTTCTGCAACAATTCGATTACGAATCTGCTGGTAAAATTAATGGAATTCTGATACCGAACCATAAAAGTATCACCTCTATAACAGTTGATGATGATGCGATATTTACAAATCTATCTGACAGCAAAGTAGAAATTATCGGAAGAAATCAAAATGTTTATACTGTAGATGAAGGAAAAACATTATCCTATGCAGAGCCAATGCGATTTCATATCGCTGAAATGAAAGAACATTTGTACACTTTCAACTTATCAGGCATGCTGCCTAAAATACCTGCAGGCCAAACATTTGGGAATATAGAATATACAATTAAAACAGGAGGCACTGCTGGAAATGTGTTAAGTGGTGAAGCAAAGGTGGAAGGAGAAAACCTGTTGTGCCCGGTGAAGGCAGTATCATCGGGAGGCTCACAAGATATTACAATCTCATTTCAGAGTGATCATTATACTATTATTGATGCTGTATTAACTTTAGAAGTCATTCCTGTAAAGCCGTTAACCATAGAAGGAATCAGTATGTATGGTGGTGTCTATAATGGAAAACCATATTCTTATACTGGAAATCCGGTTGTGAAAAACAGTAGTCATAATGTTATGAATGATGTGCAGCTTACGTTCTTATATGAGAGTGAAGATGGCGTCTATTCATCTGAAAAAGCTCCCAAAGATGCAGGTAGTTATATATTAACTATATCTGCATCAGATAAAAGTCTTCAGTATACAGGGACTACACGACTGAAATTTGTTATTGCAAAGAAAACTGTGACGGTGAAAGCTGATAATCAGATTATGACAGTCAATAATAAGCTTCCGGAATTTACTGTAAACTATGAGGGCTTTATAAATAATGATAATGAGAATAATGCAGCTTTGGACAGCATTGCTGTTGCAGAATGTAGGACGAATGGAAATACATTAGGAAATTTTGATATTACTTTTAGCAGAGAAGCAGTTTTAAATGATACAGCGGGTAAAAATTATGAGATTAAAGAATATAAAAATGGGCTACTCACAGTAAAATCAGCTGTAATAAAGCAGGATACAACTAAGATAGAAAAACCGGAAAGTGTAGGTGAGTATCCAAAAACAGGAGATAATAACAATCTGGCTATATGGATGGGATTTCTGTTCGCTTCTGTCGGGCTTATTGGATATATTCATTTAAAACGAACTCACAGTAGAAAAAAATAA